The Acinetobacter radioresistens DSM 6976 = NBRC 102413 = CIP 103788 DNA window CGGTGAACAGACGAAGGAACAGCTAATCGCTCAATATGAAAAGACATTCCCTTTTAAATTTTATGAGCGGGATTTGAATAAATTTCTGGCTTCGGACAAATAAAAAAAGCGGCTGAAAAGCCGCTTTTTTTATCTTACTTTTCTATATTTTTGTCAAACCCTTTAATAGCTTCATCTACAGTTCCATTCTGGCCCATCTCAAGTAATTGCTTATCGTTGATCAATCTAATGATTTCCTCATTATTGCCTTCCATTTGAGCCGTAGTGAGCTGACGGTCATATTCTGTCGAATTTTCCGTGTAAGGAGTAATATTCGGTGTAATCAACTTACCTGACGCATCACGTATTACAGGGGCATTAGAAGCGATCTCGGCACTCACATCACCATATTCTTTGTTGATGACATTAAGTTTCTGCTGCTTATCAATTGAAATCTGATTTACATCGACTTGCTTAACAGGATCAAATTCTTGACCTGTAAGATCATTAGATTTTTTAACAAGTTTTCCAGTATCTTTAATAAGATCATCGGCTTCGTTAATTGAAGTACCATATTTCTCTTTCGCCTTTGCAATAGTGTCGGCATCAATACTTGCACTGACTTTATCAAGGTGAGCCTCCTGCTTCTCAATTTTAGAATCAATTGATCCTAGATTAGATAACGTCCCTCTTTCTCGGAAAGTATCTACTACGGTCGTAGTAGGTGCTACAGCATCTAAAGCTGACAACATAACTTCTGAATTACCTGACTGGCGTGCAGCTAAATAAATCGAAACTCGATCTAAAGCTTCTGGTGTTGATTGTCCACCAAGACGAAGTATTTTTTCAGCATCTTGCTTAAGTTCATCCCAATTCTTTACATTGGCGCGACCAAGTTCATCCGTCTGATCTAAAGCTGCATTAACGACTTTACTGTTAGGTGCAAGGACATTGGTACGGCCAGAAATATCAGAATCAGTAATTGTGTTTGAAAGTACCCATTGCAAGCTTTCAGATTTCTGATTACTTAAACTGCGTACTTCACTGGCAAGTTGAGCAGCTTCTCGCTTTTCAGCCGCAGTAAATGTATTTGAGTTATCTTGCTGAATAATTTCATTGAGCGCCGTAGCCTTAAAATCTGCATCTTTACTACTTTTGATTTTCTGAATGATATTCTCAGTCGTAACCCCCTCTGATGTTTTAAACTCACCACCACGGATACCACTTTCATTACTTACGGTATTGTCAAAAGTTGGCTTCTCTGTCAGAGAATTGATAACTGCACGATCGCCTTTAACTGCACTCGAATTGATTACATTACTATCAACCCCTGCTGAAATACCGGCCGCCAATTTTGATTTATCATGCTCACCAAAGCCCTGTTTTACAGTGCCGGCCAAAGTAGCATCACCTTTGATTACAGTATTACCAGATTTCTCATTTTTAACGGTTTGCGTATCTGAGCTATTCACATTCGTTTCAGAATGCGTACTGCCATCCAAAAGCCTTTTATTGGTATCACCGGCTGAATCACTATAGGTCGCTAAATTTTCTTTACCAGTTTCAGTAGAGCTTCGATGACCTTGTGAGTTAGCTACAGAGTTATCCATGCTGTCTGAGGTACGCGCTGAAAGTTGCTCTAATCGGGATAGCTTTTGGTTAATCTGATCATCATATTCCGCAGCTCTTGATCTCGCTGCGCTAATAGTATTCATAGATTTAACTTCTGTGGTTCCAACACCTTGAATAGTGGTCGCACCAAAACCATCTTTGTTTGTAATACTTGAATGTGAATTCAATGGAGCTGAACCCATAACCGTCTTACTGTTGAGCTGAGTGTTATAGCCGCCGTCTGATGGATTAATAGCTTTAGAGAATGAGCTAACTCCCCACATCATTCCACCAAACAACATTGAGCAGAAAATAGGGACCATACCCATAGCGTTATTGGCTACTGCAAGTCTGGTCGTTACTACATCATATAAATGGGGTGCTTGGCTGATGGTGAAAAGGCCATCCGGATTGCTAAGTTTTAGAAGGTAGACTGCTTCATGAAACTGGTACTGGCCGTAAAAGTTAATAATCGCTGCCATAGGCAACCATAGATAGTTTGAAAGCATGAATGCCACATAACCACCAATAATTTTTTTACTTGCCATGCCTTGAAGCATGATCATAAATACCATGAATGGGAAAAGCATAAAGCCCACCAATACCATGACGTTCTGACCATCTTTCATTTTCTTCAAAAAGCTCGTGCCACTGGCCGCAGATCGATCTTTCCACTGTTCTACTGTACTCACCCATGCTGCACATTTTGAAATCTGGTCTAGGGCAAATTCATCTGTACATCTTGATGCAGTCCGAACCATAGGATCAAACAATACATTCATCATGAATGAGCGGCTGTCTGAGTTACTCATTCCTGTCACGCTACTTAACATCGCAGCGATTTCTGCATCTGAATATTTGATTGTTCCAGTAACACTCTTGTTTTTCCCGAAGCTGTTGTGTACAGCCATCGCACGAGCAATCTTTTCACTCATGGAGTTTTTCTTGAAATTAGAACCTAACAGTCCAGTCGGATCGGCATTTTCACCTTTTACGTGAACCTCCATGGCCTTTGCCACGTATGATCCTGCGTCAGAGCATGACATCGTAGTAACGTTACCTTGTCCGGCTTGGCTCACCGTAAATGAAACTTGACGTTCGGTTGAGTTTAGTACTGACTGAAAATAAGCAGCCGCATCTTTAGAGCGTGTGTATTCTTCTGGGTTCCATAGATCATTACCTACGATACAACGTGCATATATCTGGTTGAATGCTCCCTGTAGTAATGGATGATCCGTATTTAGGTTGTCATACCGAATGGCGTTAAGGACTTGTAAGGGTGTTAAAAAACCATCCTGAGTGAGCTGTGTTGGCGCACTTGCGCTGTTATCTGTCGGCAGTATCATGAATGCTTTTTCAATGTACTGAGTCATTAAAGTTGCAATGCCACTGATAACCGAAGCCGGTACTGCTAAACCAATAGGTATGTTGTCTACCACTTTTGGATTTTCAACATTATAAACGTCAGTAATCACAACTGTTGTTTTTGGTACTGTCAAAATCATGTACAGGACTAAAGGAACTAGCAATGTTTTTAGTTCAAAGCGATTCTCAAAAACCGCTTTGTAAATCATGATTAAGAACAGAACCATTGCGCCCAGAAATGCACCGAAACCCAATTGCAACGGCCCATTACCTTTCAATATTGGACTGTTGCTAAACATCATTGCAACGCCGTTTAAAACTTCCGCAAAAGTCTGAGTGTCCCCCAGAGAAAATATCTCAAACATACATTATTCCTTGTCTTTCGCTTCGCGTTTGGCGTTATATCGTTGTATTGCTTCTGCAACCGTTAAATTGTCTGCGGTAAGCATGGATTGGCTAGGATCAGGGGTATGGCTTTGAGTCACTAAAGCTGAGTTTCGAGTCGCCGGAGAATTTGGCGTTCTCTCGACTGGATTTTCTTTTAATTCATCTTTAATGACGTTAAAGCGGCGGTCCATTTCTTCAAAACGCTTCTGATTCAAACCTTCTTTTAAACTTTCACGAGATTGATCATTTGCCGCATCAATTTCTCTGCGGTCTTGACCAAGTTCATGACGATGTAAACCGGTTGCTTCCTGCAACTTAAGGTCATTTTCTTTGGTGGATTCTTCTTTGTGCTTCTGGCGATTCAAGTTGTAATCGCTGTATTGAGGTGCATCTTCCTTCGCTCTGCCCATTTCCCTATCAAGATGTAAGTCGGCCGGCATGGTTTTATTACGTTCAATCGCATTCAATACGTTGTCTTTAAGTGTTGATGCCGCTACATCAGCTTTAACGAGAGGTGCTTTTAAATTTTGGGCAAGGGTAGCCTTGTCCTCTACTTTAAAGTGGAAATCTTCACCGTTCTTGTCTGGGGAAACCGTTACGCCAGTTTTAGCCAAAGTGGTTTTATGAAATTCTTTGGTGGATTCAGTAATATTTTTAGCATGAATCGCCTCAATGTTTGGACCTTTAAAGTCCTTACCATGGCCTTGAGGTATAAATGTTCCCACGTTGGTTTTAACTGCGGTAGCAACTTGAGTTCTGGTTTGATCCGCATTCTCAAGCCTTTGAGCCGCACCCTTTTGTCTGGCTTCAAGTTCCTGACTAATTTTGTTTTGATAATTGCCTTCACGACCTAAAACAGAAACGTGTAAATGCTGACCTGTGAAATCCTTAGATTTCGTTTCGTACTCGTTTACAAACGCTACTTTATAGCCATGCTGTTTAGCCACCTTCTGCATTTCTGCAATCGCATTTCTGGCATCACTAGGATTGGTTAGAATAAGGTCAAATGCCTTACCTTGAACGTGCTTGCCTTTACTTCCAACATTCTGATGGTATTCATCATTGAAGCCTGAGAAATACTTTACTTTATTACCAAGCTTGTCATTAACAAGGTGTGCAAATTCCACGGTATATCCACGAGATTTACCGCCACCGTATGCCTGATCCGGATTGTGTTTAGGAGCCTTAATAGGTAAGCCGGCACGAGCGATATATTTATTATCGACAAAGCCATCACCCAAAATCTGGCCCTTCAATCCAGTACCGGCTAATGCTTTAGCTAAAGACGGATTATTTAAATCAGAAGTAGAAATACTGCCTAAATCACTACCTTGCTGTTTAGCCTTGGATTGACTGATTAGCTCTTGCTCAAGTTTTGACGCAAAATCCTTACGGTTCTTTTCACCTGACTCACGATATTTTTCATCATCAATTCGCCATACAATGTAGTTTTTACCTACTGCATAGTGAACTTCATCAATAGATTTAGAATCGTCATTTAATGCTTTCCACGCCGTAGCGTAATGAGATTTTGTGGTGAGTTCTTTATGGATGAACTGAGCCATCGCATCTAAAGATGCTTGGTTTTCTACATAAGAAGCTGTTCCTACTTTACCTTTTGAAACCAGACCTTTAGCCATCATTTCTTTATCTAGCTCAATCTTACGGTCTTGGTTAAAGCTAATCATACCGCCGTTGGTAAGATGCTTCTTCTCTGGATCGTAATGAGTGCCAAACAGTGATGAAGAATTAAAACTGTTTTCACGGCCTACTTCGGCGGTCAAAATTGCTGCTTGTTTTGGTGAGAACCCTGCATGAAGGAATGAGTTATAGACCATGATCATGTTGCGTTGCTGAGTATCACCTCTAACCTCAAGTTCGCCGGCCAAATACGCATACTGAGCATCTAAGCTAGGATTGGTCCCAAAATATTTGTCAAACTTCCCTCTTAAATCATTGTTGTTAATATGAAAATTGTTCCAGTCGGTGTTGGCTGATCTCAGATTTCCATTCAAATCATGATCCGGAGCCTCAAAGCCAGTTAGTGCTTTATACGTTTCGCGTGCAGAGTCATAACCCATGTTCATCCCTGCCATTACAATTGCGTAATAAGCTAATTGTTCAGGGTTAGCTACATGAGAAGCAGCCAGTTCGGTCATACGTGCATGAGCGGCCGCATCACGTTTTGCTTGTTCCCATTTCTCGCCGTATTTCTCACCATACACTTTGTCGATATTTTCTAGGTCATTCCGAACTGTTTCATGGCGTGAGATACGGTGCATGATGTCTGAACCTAACATGCTGACTGTGAGGCTTGATGAAGCAATACTCGCAATAGCTCTATTCACTTGTTCCAGTTCTGAATTCGTTTCAGATAAAGACTGAGTTAAAGCAGATTTATAGGCTAGTGCTTCTTTTCTTGATTCAGTAGACGATTGATTAATACTCTCGTCTAAGTTGTGTGATTGACCGTTAAGCGTTCTAGTTTGATTAAAGCCGTCAGTGATCGCGTAATGACTGTCTGAGTATTGTTTTGAGTTCTTACCACTACCCTTATATAGTGCATCATTTTCAGTACCCGCAATCACACTACGATCCGCATCTTGATAACCGGCTTGCGTTAAGATTGCTGATCCGGCTTTAATCTGTAATGGGCCGATACCATAAGTATTATCGCCTGAACCCTTTGCAGGGGTCATTTGAGTACTGGCATTTTGTAAGGCAACTGGTGTGCC harbors:
- a CDS encoding conjugal transfer protein TraG N-terminal domain-containing protein yields the protein MFEIFSLGDTQTFAEVLNGVAMMFSNSPILKGNGPLQLGFGAFLGAMVLFLIMIYKAVFENRFELKTLLVPLVLYMILTVPKTTVVITDVYNVENPKVVDNIPIGLAVPASVISGIATLMTQYIEKAFMILPTDNSASAPTQLTQDGFLTPLQVLNAIRYDNLNTDHPLLQGAFNQIYARCIVGNDLWNPEEYTRSKDAAAYFQSVLNSTERQVSFTVSQAGQGNVTTMSCSDAGSYVAKAMEVHVKGENADPTGLLGSNFKKNSMSEKIARAMAVHNSFGKNKSVTGTIKYSDAEIAAMLSSVTGMSNSDSRSFMMNVLFDPMVRTASRCTDEFALDQISKCAAWVSTVEQWKDRSAASGTSFLKKMKDGQNVMVLVGFMLFPFMVFMIMLQGMASKKIIGGYVAFMLSNYLWLPMAAIINFYGQYQFHEAVYLLKLSNPDGLFTISQAPHLYDVVTTRLAVANNAMGMVPIFCSMLFGGMMWGVSSFSKAINPSDGGYNTQLNSKTVMGSAPLNSHSSITNKDGFGATTIQGVGTTEVKSMNTISAARSRAAEYDDQINQKLSRLEQLSARTSDSMDNSVANSQGHRSSTETGKENLATYSDSAGDTNKRLLDGSTHSETNVNSSDTQTVKNEKSGNTVIKGDATLAGTVKQGFGEHDKSKLAAGISAGVDSNVINSSAVKGDRAVINSLTEKPTFDNTVSNESGIRGGEFKTSEGVTTENIIQKIKSSKDADFKATALNEIIQQDNSNTFTAAEKREAAQLASEVRSLSNQKSESLQWVLSNTITDSDISGRTNVLAPNSKVVNAALDQTDELGRANVKNWDELKQDAEKILRLGGQSTPEALDRVSIYLAARQSGNSEVMLSALDAVAPTTTVVDTFRERGTLSNLGSIDSKIEKQEAHLDKVSASIDADTIAKAKEKYGTSINEADDLIKDTGKLVKKSNDLTGQEFDPVKQVDVNQISIDKQQKLNVINKEYGDVSAEIASNAPVIRDASGKLITPNITPYTENSTEYDRQLTTAQMEGNNEEIIRLINDKQLLEMGQNGTVDEAIKGFDKNIEK
- a CDS encoding conjugal transfer protein TraG N-terminal domain-containing protein, coding for MANADFIIYTLGDTATFEAMLQGVALIFQDPFYSGDAAFGVGYGVLLGVLILFTMALYQSAFKQKFDLKMLIIPFIFYVMLTLPKTTVTIVDSYNQETPRQVANIPLGLALPMTLISSVSQSFTESMETAYSTTNSPRLLVDGFVSPLRTLYALRYVNVSEESPFVSNMINQVYQSCIVGNSKFDPDEYKNSPDSYTYFMNFLYDNAAGIVTLRQMDGSFKTYSCYEAASELQKSFESFVFGDGVNQGTLNYNFKRALNGALLMTDGSGTLTKTRDYNDVMANFAQLTDLTTNDGRQFLLNSLFNQPLQSASMCTNNSGSTSGELSNAAHCTAWVQGEAQLAEDNAAAATGFLKMMQDGQNILLILAILMFPLVVLMIVYMGTKSVIIVSSYLMYLASVYLWMPLASIINFYSYIKIKNTIYTFTGSESGDLFSISDYPAFYQAVSDSLAFANTLTAILPIFSMMFFSGMTMAMVGLMRRMDVTKSPYYDSKLNAPDTLGASPFANKTSMSTTNGLGAATDTNGGKAFTTSTSQSFEASASQMVALHKKKAQLESKSESLTAQISSLSAIAVSGGTTDNRLSNVNDTTRKDIISGQGYTQSYEEANSGQTIKNSKSVQLKSDEHDTVTATNQQGLNLGAGIGLKIGKGTTFAETSLAADGTPVALQNASTQMTPAKGSGDNTYGIGPLQIKAGSAILTQAGYQDADRSVIAGTENDALYKGSGKNSKQYSDSHYAITDGFNQTRTLNGQSHNLDESINQSSTESRKEALAYKSALTQSLSETNSELEQVNRAIASIASSSLTVSMLGSDIMHRISRHETVRNDLENIDKVYGEKYGEKWEQAKRDAAAHARMTELAASHVANPEQLAYYAIVMAGMNMGYDSARETYKALTGFEAPDHDLNGNLRSANTDWNNFHINNNDLRGKFDKYFGTNPSLDAQYAYLAGELEVRGDTQQRNMIMVYNSFLHAGFSPKQAAILTAEVGRENSFNSSSLFGTHYDPEKKHLTNGGMISFNQDRKIELDKEMMAKGLVSKGKVGTASYVENQASLDAMAQFIHKELTTKSHYATAWKALNDDSKSIDEVHYAVGKNYIVWRIDDEKYRESGEKNRKDFASKLEQELISQSKAKQQGSDLGSISTSDLNNPSLAKALAGTGLKGQILGDGFVDNKYIARAGLPIKAPKHNPDQAYGGGKSRGYTVEFAHLVNDKLGNKVKYFSGFNDEYHQNVGSKGKHVQGKAFDLILTNPSDARNAIAEMQKVAKQHGYKVAFVNEYETKSKDFTGQHLHVSVLGREGNYQNKISQELEARQKGAAQRLENADQTRTQVATAVKTNVGTFIPQGHGKDFKGPNIEAIHAKNITESTKEFHKTTLAKTGVTVSPDKNGEDFHFKVEDKATLAQNLKAPLVKADVAASTLKDNVLNAIERNKTMPADLHLDREMGRAKEDAPQYSDYNLNRQKHKEESTKENDLKLQEATGLHRHELGQDRREIDAANDQSRESLKEGLNQKRFEEMDRRFNVIKDELKENPVERTPNSPATRNSALVTQSHTPDPSQSMLTADNLTVAEAIQRYNAKREAKDKE